A window of Planctomycetota bacterium genomic DNA:
GCCTCGATCAGGTGATGGGGGAATATGCCTCGATCTTCGCCTTCGGCCTCGTCGCCTTCGGGTTCCTGTGCATGGGCCCGGTGAACATCGCCGTCGACAGCTACGGCCCCGTGACCGACAACGCCCAATCGGTGTTCGAGCTCGCCCAGACGGAGAAGCTCCCCGGGATCGAGAAGGAAATCGAGCGCGACTTCGGCTTCCGCCCCGACTTCGAGCAGGGCAAGCACTATCTCGAGGCCAACGACTCGGCCGGCAACACGTTCAAGGCCACTGCCAAGCCGGTGCTCATCGGCACGGCCGTGGTCGGGGCGACGACGATGATCTTCTCGATCATCCTCGCCCTCAAGAAGGACGGCCTTCTCGCCCTCAGCCTCACCGACGCCCCGGTGCTCCTCGGCTTCATCTGCGGCGGTGCGGTGATCTACTGGTTCTGCGGCGCCTCGATGCAGGCGGTGACGACCGGCGCCTACCGGGCGGTCGAGTACATCAAGAAGAACATGAACCTCGACAAGGCCGAGGCCGACATCGAGGACTCGAAGACGGTGGTGCGGATCTGCACCGAGTACGCCCAGAGCGGGATGTGGAACATCTTCATCGCCCTGATGGCGATCACCCTGGCCTTCGCCCTCTTCGACCCCAACTTCTTCGTCGCCTACCTGGTATCGATCGCGATCTTCGGCCTGTTCCAGGCGATCTCGATGGCGAACACCGGCGGCGCCTGGGACAATGCCAAGAAACTCGTCGAGGTCGATCTCAAGGAGAAGAACACCCCGCTCCACGCGGCCACGGTGGTGGGCGACACGGTCGGGGATCCGTTCAAGGACACGACGAGCGTGGCCCTCAACCCGATCATCAAGTTCTCGACGCTGTTCGGCCTGCTGGCGGTGGAAATCGCCGTCAAGATGCGCCACCCGGTCGATACCGCGGGCGTGCCCCTGACGGGCGACGCCAAGCCCGCCGACTACACCATCATCGCCGGCGCGGTGATGTTTCTCGTGGCGCTGTACTTCGTGTGGCGGTCGTTCTACGCGATGCGGATCCCGGAGCGGACGACGGGGAGCACGGCGCGGGGCCACTGAGCCACCCGATCGGGAGTGGAGCGGTGGAGGCTGCGGCGTTCCGGACGGTCGTCGTCACCGGCTCGGCCGGCCGTCTCGGCCGGGCCGCCTGCCGGGAGCTCGTCGGCCGTGGCTGGCACGTGCGCGCCCTCGACCGCCGGCCGTCGCCTGCGGGGGAGTCGATCATCGCCGACCTCGGTGACCTGCCGCGCCTCGTCGCGGCGTTTCGCGGTGTCGCGGCACTCGTCCATCTGGCGGCCACCCCCGACGACGACGACTTCGCCGCCCGGCTCCTTCCCGACAACCTCCTCGGGCTCCACAACGCGCTCGAAGGAGCGCGGGCGGCCGACGTGCCGCGCGTGATTCTCGCCAGCTCCGGGCAAGTGAACTTCATCCAGCAGCAGGACGGACCGTGGCCGATCCGCGTCGGCGATCCGCTCTCGCCACGCGGCTGGTATGCAGTCACGAAGGTGGCGCTCGAGGCGGCAGGCGCGATCCATGCCCGAGTCACCGGCCGGCCGGTGATTTCGGCCCGGCTCGGCTGGTGCCCGCGGACGCGCGACCACGCCGCGGAACTGGCGGAGAGCTTCCACGGCCCGCACTGCTACCTCTCGCCGCGCGATGCCGGCACGTTCGTCGCCGCCGCCGTCGAGCGGCCTCTGCCGGTCGGGCACCACGTCGTCTTCGTCTCGAGCCTCCCGGAGGAGATCGCGATCTTCGATCCCGAGCCGGTGCGCGTCCTCCTCGGCTGGGAGCCGGCCGACCGCTGGCCCGCAGGGGCTTGCGACGACCTGCCCGGATGAGGCGGAACCGGTCCGCCGGGGCTCAGTAGCGCACCACCTGCGCTCCAGTGCCGAGGCCGAGGGCGGCGAGCTCCGCCTGGGCCTTGGCGAGGAGCAGCGCCACGTCGCTGGCGATCGCCACGAACCGGAACCCCTGGTCGATGCGGCGCCGCGCCGCCGTGGCGTCGGCGGTGTGGATGCCGGCCGCCACGCCGTGCTTCCTCCCCATCGCGAGGAGATGGTCGAGAGCCGCGACGAACGCCGGATCGTCGCTGTCCATCGCCGGCCTGCGCCCCATCGACTTGAGGAGGTCGTTGGGGCCGACGAAGAACGCGTCGATCCCCGGCACGGACAGGATCTCGTCGGCCCGCTCGACGGCGTCGACATGCTCGGCCTGGACGACGACGAGGATCTGGTCGTTGGCCCGGTCGTAATAGGTGCCCGGATCGGTGCGGAAGTTGACGGCGTGGAGGAAGCCGCCCACCGAACGGCGACCGAGCGGGCCATAGCGGGCCGCCGCCACCACCGCCTCGGCCTCGGCGCGCGAATTGACCATCGGCACCACGATCCCGTAGGCACCGTTGTCGAGGACGCGCTTGATGTTCTCGACGGTGTTGAGGGGGACCCGCACCAGCGGGACGGTGCCCGTTCCCCCGTCGCGCTCGGCGAGCGCCCCCTGGGCGGCGACGGCGCCGAACGAGTGGACCGCGGTCTCGATGCCGATCGGCGCGTGTTCCAGCTCGACGGTGAGCCAGTCGAAGCCGACGCAGGCCAGCAGCCGGGCCGCGGTCGGGTCGGGCAGGCACAGCCAGGTGCCGACGCTCGGCTCGCCGCGGCGGAGCTTCTCGCGGACGGGATTGGTGCGCATCGGTTCCTCGGTCAGCCGACCCGGTCGACGTGCGCCCGGAGGGCAGGGGAGCGGAGCACGTCGGGATTGGCCAGAAAGCGCGGTCGCCGGCCGGCCATGAGGTCGACGATCGCTTCGGCCGCCGCCAGGCTCACCCGCTCGCAGGTCTCGACGGAGTTGAAGGCCTGGTGGGGTGTGATCAGCAGCCGCGGGGAGCCACGTAGCGGGCTCGACTGGGGCAGCGGCTCGGCGGCGAAGGCGTCGAGCGCCGCGCCGGCGATCGCGCCCGAGCCCAGCGCCGCCACCAGCGCCGCATCGTCGACCAGCGCCCCGCGCGCGGTGTTGACGAGGTAGGCCGAGCGCTTCATGGCCGCCAGTTCGGCCCGGCCGATCATCCCCCGGTTGGCGGCTGAGAGGGCACAGTGGAGCGAGACGAAGTCGCTGTCGCGGAGGAGCCGCTCGAGCGGCACCAGTTCCACGCCGGGGACGCCGTCGGCGGGGGCGAACGGGTCGTGGCCGAGGACCCGCATCCCGAAGCCAGCGGCGCGCCTGGCGACGGCCCGGCCGATCCGGCCGCAGCCCACGATCCCCAGCGTCTTGCCGTGGACGTCGTGCCCCCAGGCCACGCTCCACTGCCCGGCGCGGAGGAGATCCTCGCCGGCGGTGACGCGCCGGGCGACGGCGAACAGCAGCGCCCAGGCGTAATCGGCGACGGCCTCGTCGAGCAGTCCGGGGGTGTTGCAGACGACGACGCCGGCGCGTGTGGCGGCGGCCAGGTCGACGCAGTCGAGCCCGACGCCCCAGCGCGACACGCACGCCAGCGCCGCGGTGCGCGGGTCGGCGAACAAGGCCGCGGAATAGTCGTCGGAACTGGCGAGGACCGCCTCGTGCCCTTCGACGGCGGTGGCCAGGGCGTCGGCAGCGAGCGGGCCGAACGGCTCGGCGACGGTCACCGTGCAGCCGGCCTCGGCCAACACGGCCCGGGCTTCCGCGCCGGCTTCGTGGCCCGCCCGCGCGGTGAGGAGGACGTTCCAGGCCATGGCACGCGTCTGCCCACGAAGGGGGCCGTGGCCCGCCAGTCACCCCAGCATCGCCATGGCGACGAGAGTGTAGATCACGATCCCGACGACGTCGACGATCGCCGATACGAAGGGATTGCTCATCAACGCCGGGTCGAGACCTGCCGAACGGAACACGAGCGGCAGGGCCGAGCCGACGAGCGACCCGAACATCACCACCGCCATCACGGTCAGGGGGATCACCAGCGCCGCCGTCGCCGTCGGCGCGTAGACCAGGGCGAGGAGGTAGCCGGGCACCGCCAGCAGCGCACCGAGGAGGAGGCCGAGGACCACTTCGCGGCGGAGGATCCGCGGCCAGTCCTCCAGCCGACAATCCCCCGTCGACAGCGCCGTGATCACGAGCGTCGCCGACTGGTTGCCGGAGTTGCCGCCGCTGGCGATCACCAGCGGGATGAAGGGGATCAGCCAGGCATGGGGGATCGGCGACTTGGCGAGGACCATCGCCGTGAGCGCGGCGGTGGCGAACAGCACCGTCAGCCACACCCCGCGCTTCCAGGTCATCGTGCTCACCGCGGCGTCGAGGTAACTCTCGCCGAGGGGGGAGACGGCGGCGATCCGCTGGGCGTCGTCGGTCGCCTCCTGGCGCACCGCGTCGAGGACGTCGTCGTGGGTGACGATGCCGACGAGCCGGTCGTCGTCGTCGACGACGGGGATCGCGAGGAAGTCGTAGCGCGCGAGCTTCTGCACCACCTCGTCGCGCGGCGCGGTGATTCCGACCCGGATCGGATCGCGCTGCATGAGGTCGGTGACGAGGGCGGTCGGGCGGGCGAGGATCAGGCTGCGGAGCGAGACGATCCCCACCAGCCGGCGCTGGGCATCGAGGACGTAGATGTAGTAGATCGACTCGGTCGCCGGGGCCTGCGACCGGAGCCGGGCCACCGCCTCGCCGGCCGTGACGTCGGCCGGCAGCGAGGCGTATTCGGTGGTCATCAACGCCCCGGCCGACCCCTCCGGGCAGGAGAGGAGGAGGCGGATGTCGTGGCGCTCCGCCTTGGCCACCAGCGGGAGGATCGCCTCGACTTTGTCATCGTCGAGGGCCCGGAGCAGGTCGGCCCGGTTGTCGGCCGCCATCGCCTCGATGAGCGGCCCGAGGCGGTCGTTGTCGGCGGTCTCGACGAGCCGGACCTGACGGGCGATCGGGTAATAGGGGAAGATCTCCGCCTGCCGTTCATGGGGCACGGCGGCGAGAAGGCGCCAGATCTCGTCGTCGTCGAGGCCCTCGGAAAACTCGGCGACGCTGGCGGGGTGCAGTTCCGAGGCGACGTCATGCAGGCCGGCGGTGTCCCCCTCCGCCAGCATCAGGCGGATTTCGGGGATCAGCAGCGGATTGGCGGTGACCATGCGACGGCGCCGATCGCGACGGAGGGCAGGTGGCGATCCGCTCGTGCCCGGCCGGACGGCACCCCGGCCGGCGGTCCGAGCCGCCGCGCCGCCTATACTTCGAGACGATCGCCAGACCCTGCCGAGTATGCCATGAACGAGCCGGGAGACCCACGTCTGCCCTCGACCACCGACGGCGTTGCCGTCGGGCAGAGGCGTCGTGCGCGCGGGGCGGTGGTCGCTTTTGCGCTGGCCACGGCCATGGCAGCCACGGCCGTGGCCGGCGACGCGGGCCACGGTGATCCGCAGCGCGGCTTCGAGCTGCTCCGCACCAAGGCCTACCTCCCCGCCGATTTCGACCAGGAGGTGTTCGACCAGCTGTGGACGACCTGGGAAGAACCGCTCCGGTCCCGGGCCGAGGCCGCGCCGCTCGCCGAGCGACGGCGGATGGCAATGGAGCGCTACGGCCTCGTCGCCGACCCGGCTGACGCGAGCCGGTCGCTCCAGTACGTCGTCGACGACCGGGGGCTGTGGACAATGAGCTGCCTCGCCTGCCACCAGGGGCAGGTCGATGGCCGGGCGATCGCCGGTGTTCCCAACTCCGACTACGCCCTCGAGACGCTCACCGAGGAGGTCAGGCAGGTCAAGATCGCGACGCGGAAGCCGCTGGCCCACATGGACCTCGGATCGCTCCTCATCCCGCTGGGGACCACGGCGGGCACGACCAACGCGGTCGTCTTTGGCGTCGCCCTGATGCGCCACCGCGACGCCGACCTCAACCTCGTCCCGGCCCCGCCGCAGCTCTCCTATCCGCACCACGACATGGACGCCCCGGCATGGTGGCACTACAGCCGCCGCCGTCAGCTGTATGCCGACGCCTTCGCCCCCAAGGGGCACCGCGTCCTGATGCAGTTCCTCCTCGTCAAGGAAAACGGCCCGGGGCAGTTCGCCGCCTGGGAAGAGGACTACCGGCATGTCGAGGCCTGGCTCGAGTCGCTCGAGCCTCCATCGTGGCCGTGGTCGGTCGACACGGCGCTCGCGGCCCGGGGGCGGGGGCTGTACGCCGCCCACTGCGCCGAGTGCCACGGCGCGCCGTCGCGCGACCGCTCCGTCGCCGACGGCTACCCGGAGCGCGTCGTGCCGCTCGACGAGATCGGCACCGACCCGGTGCGCTTCGCGGCGCTGTCGGCGGAGCAGCGGCGGAGCCTCGCCGGGAGTTGGTTCGGGCGCGGCGTGCCCGCACCGCGCCCGGGGAGCGACGTGCCGGCCGGCTACGTGGCGCCGCCGCTCGACGGCATCTGGGCCAGCGCCCCCTACCTCCACAACGGCTCGGTGCCGACGCTCTGGCATCTGCTCCGGCCTGCGGCCCGCCCCGTCGTCTGGCGCCGCGACGGGCAGGCGCGCTACGATCGGGACCGCGTCGGCCTGGTCGTCGAGGAACTGCCCGCCCTGGCGGCCGGGGCGCTGCCGGCGGTCGAACGCCGCCGCCACTTCGACACCACGCGGCCCGGCAAGTCGGCGGCGGGGCATGACTTCCCCGACGTCCTCGACGAGGAGGGAAAGACCGCGGTGCTCGAGTATCTCAAGACGTTGTGAGCCGCGCCGCCGCCGTCCGTCTGCTAGGCTCCCAGACCCTTCCCCGTGATGGAGAGTGCGATGACCCAGCTGGACAGCGGCCGTGCCGGCGAGATCACCCCCGAGATGCGGTTCGTCGCCGGCCGTGAGGATCTCCCCGAGGAGACGATCCGTGCCGAGGTCGCCCGCGGGCGGATGGTGATCCCGGCCAACCGCGTCCACCTCGGCAAGAAACTCGAGCCGATGGGGATCGGGATCGCGGCGCGGACGAAGATCAACGCCAACATCGGCAACTCGGCCGTCACCAGCGACGAGGCCACCGAGCTCGAGAAGCTCCACCTCGCCGTCCATTACGGCTCCGACACGGTCATGGACCTGTCGACGGGCAAGGACATCGACCGCATCCGCCAGGCGATCATCGACGCCTCGCCGGTGCCGATCGGCACCGTGCCGATCTACCAGATGCTCGAGGAGCTCGGCGGCGAGATCGAGGACATGAAGCCGCAGCACTTCCTCGACATGTGCGAGAAACAGGCGCGGCAGGGGGTGGACTACATGACGGTCCACGCCGGGCTGCTCCAGGAACACCTCCACCTGACGATGAACCGGATCACGGGGATCGTCAGCCGCGGCGGCTCGCTCATCGCCCGGTGGATGATGAGCCACCGCCTCCAGAACCCGCTGTACACGCACTTCGAGGACCTGTGCGACATCTTCCGGGCCTATGACGTCACCTGGAGCCTCGGCGACGGGCTGCGCCCCGGCAGCATCGCCGACGCCAGCGACGAGGCGCAGTTCGCCGAGCTGCACGTCCTCGGCGAATTGACGCGGCGGGCCTGGGCGAAGGGCTGCCAGGTGATGGTCGAGGGGCCGGGGCACGTCCCGATGGACCAGATCGACATGAACGTCAAGCGGCAGATGGAGGAATGCGACGAGGCGCCGTTCTACGTGCTCGGGCCGCTCGTCACCGACATCGCCCCCGGTTACGACCACATCACCAGCGCCATCGGGGCGGCGCTGGCGGGCTGGAGCGGCGCGGCGATGCTCTGCTACGTGACGCCGAAGGAGCACCTCGGCCTCCCCGATCCGGAGGACGTCAAGCAGGGGGTGATCGCCTACAAGATCGCCGCCCACGCCGCCGACCTCGCCCGGCACCGCAAGAACGCCCGCCAGCGCGACGATGCCCTCTCACGGGCCCGCTTCGCCTTCGACTGGAACGAGCAGTTCCGTCTCGCCCTCGATCCGGAGACGGCGCGGAGATACCACGACCAGACGCTGCCGCAGGAGACCTTCAAGAGCGCCCACTTCTGCAGCATGTGCGGGCCGAAGTACTGCTCGATGAAGATCAGCCAGGAGATCCGCGACATGGCCGCGGCCGAGGCCTCCGGCAGCGGGCACGCGCCCGTCGTCGTCGAATTCTCGAAGTGAAGGAGGCGGTCGGCAGCCAGCCGCTCACTCCTTCCGCGACCACCCGGTGCCGTCGGCGCGGTCCTCGAGGACGATCCCCGCCGCGGTGAGCTTGTTGCGGACCAGATCGGCCGTCCCGAAGTCCTTCGCCTTGCGGGCGTTGGCCCGGATCTCGAGCACCAACTCCATCAGCTTGCCCACGAGATCCTCGTCGCCGCCCGCTGCCTTCGCCTTCGGTTCGACGAGGAACAGGCCGAGGACCGCGGTCAGTTCGCGGAGCGTCTCCATCAGGGACAGGAGCGCGGCGGTGTCGGCCGGGGTGGCCTGCTTCTCCATCCCCTGCTGGTCGATGAACTTGTTGACGACGCGGACGAAATCGAACAGCGTCGCCATCGCGCCGGCGGTGTTGAAGTCGTCGTCCATCGCCTCGAGGAACTTCCGGCGCAATGCCGTCGCTTCCGCACCGCCCACCGCCGCATCCCCGGTGCGGCGGTCGCGCGCGGCGAGCGCCCAGAACTTCCTCCCCGCAAGGCGCTCGAACCGCTGGAACAGCCGCTCGAACGCCTCCAGCGCCCGGGCGCTCTCGCCGAGCGCCTCCTCGCCGAAGGCGATCGGCGACCGGTAGTGGGTCGAGAGGAGGAGGAAGCGGATCGCCTCGGGGCGGTGGCGGGCGAGGAGATTCTTGAATGGCTCGGCGCCGGTGCTCTTGGAGATCTTCGTGGCCGCCTGGGCGGCGGCGTCGTCGGCCGAGCCCGGCTCGCCGCGCGGACGGCCACCGACCTTGCCCGC
This region includes:
- a CDS encoding sodium-translocating pyrophosphatase gives rise to the protein LDQVMGEYASIFAFGLVAFGFLCMGPVNIAVDSYGPVTDNAQSVFELAQTEKLPGIEKEIERDFGFRPDFEQGKHYLEANDSAGNTFKATAKPVLIGTAVVGATTMIFSIILALKKDGLLALSLTDAPVLLGFICGGAVIYWFCGASMQAVTTGAYRAVEYIKKNMNLDKAEADIEDSKTVVRICTEYAQSGMWNIFIALMAITLAFALFDPNFFVAYLVSIAIFGLFQAISMANTGGAWDNAKKLVEVDLKEKNTPLHAATVVGDTVGDPFKDTTSVALNPIIKFSTLFGLLAVEIAVKMRHPVDTAGVPLTGDAKPADYTIIAGAVMFLVALYFVWRSFYAMRIPERTTGSTARGH
- a CDS encoding hydroxyacid dehydrogenase, giving the protein MAWNVLLTARAGHEAGAEARAVLAEAGCTVTVAEPFGPLAADALATAVEGHEAVLASSDDYSAALFADPRTAALACVSRWGVGLDCVDLAAATRAGVVVCNTPGLLDEAVADYAWALLFAVARRVTAGEDLLRAGQWSVAWGHDVHGKTLGIVGCGRIGRAVARRAAGFGMRVLGHDPFAPADGVPGVELVPLERLLRDSDFVSLHCALSAANRGMIGRAELAAMKRSAYLVNTARGALVDDAALVAALGSGAIAGAALDAFAAEPLPQSSPLRGSPRLLITPHQAFNSVETCERVSLAAAEAIVDLMAGRRPRFLANPDVLRSPALRAHVDRVG
- a CDS encoding cytochrome c; translation: MAATAVAGDAGHGDPQRGFELLRTKAYLPADFDQEVFDQLWTTWEEPLRSRAEAAPLAERRRMAMERYGLVADPADASRSLQYVVDDRGLWTMSCLACHQGQVDGRAIAGVPNSDYALETLTEEVRQVKIATRKPLAHMDLGSLLIPLGTTAGTTNAVVFGVALMRHRDADLNLVPAPPQLSYPHHDMDAPAWWHYSRRRQLYADAFAPKGHRVLMQFLLVKENGPGQFAAWEEDYRHVEAWLESLEPPSWPWSVDTALAARGRGLYAAHCAECHGAPSRDRSVADGYPERVVPLDEIGTDPVRFAALSAEQRRSLAGSWFGRGVPAPRPGSDVPAGYVAPPLDGIWASAPYLHNGSVPTLWHLLRPAARPVVWRRDGQARYDRDRVGLVVEELPALAAGALPAVERRRHFDTTRPGKSAAGHDFPDVLDEEGKTAVLEYLKTL
- the mgtE gene encoding magnesium transporter, whose product is MVTANPLLIPEIRLMLAEGDTAGLHDVASELHPASVAEFSEGLDDDEIWRLLAAVPHERQAEIFPYYPIARQVRLVETADNDRLGPLIEAMAADNRADLLRALDDDKVEAILPLVAKAERHDIRLLLSCPEGSAGALMTTEYASLPADVTAGEAVARLRSQAPATESIYYIYVLDAQRRLVGIVSLRSLILARPTALVTDLMQRDPIRVGITAPRDEVVQKLARYDFLAIPVVDDDDRLVGIVTHDDVLDAVRQEATDDAQRIAAVSPLGESYLDAAVSTMTWKRGVWLTVLFATAALTAMVLAKSPIPHAWLIPFIPLVIASGGNSGNQSATLVITALSTGDCRLEDWPRILRREVVLGLLLGALLAVPGYLLALVYAPTATAALVIPLTVMAVVMFGSLVGSALPLVFRSAGLDPALMSNPFVSAIVDVVGIVIYTLVAMAMLG
- a CDS encoding NAD(P)-dependent oxidoreductase, whose protein sequence is MEAAAFRTVVVTGSAGRLGRAACRELVGRGWHVRALDRRPSPAGESIIADLGDLPRLVAAFRGVAALVHLAATPDDDDFAARLLPDNLLGLHNALEGARAADVPRVILASSGQVNFIQQQDGPWPIRVGDPLSPRGWYAVTKVALEAAGAIHARVTGRPVISARLGWCPRTRDHAAELAESFHGPHCYLSPRDAGTFVAAAVERPLPVGHHVVFVSSLPEEIAIFDPEPVRVLLGWEPADRWPAGACDDLPG
- a CDS encoding 2-dehydro-3-deoxyglucarate aldolase, coding for MRTNPVREKLRRGEPSVGTWLCLPDPTAARLLACVGFDWLTVELEHAPIGIETAVHSFGAVAAQGALAERDGGTGTVPLVRVPLNTVENIKRVLDNGAYGIVVPMVNSRAEAEAVVAAARYGPLGRRSVGGFLHAVNFRTDPGTYYDRANDQILVVVQAEHVDAVERADEILSVPGIDAFFVGPNDLLKSMGRRPAMDSDDPAFVAALDHLLAMGRKHGVAAGIHTADATAARRRIDQGFRFVAIASDVALLLAKAQAELAALGLGTGAQVVRY
- the thiC gene encoding phosphomethylpyrimidine synthase ThiC, translated to MTQLDSGRAGEITPEMRFVAGREDLPEETIRAEVARGRMVIPANRVHLGKKLEPMGIGIAARTKINANIGNSAVTSDEATELEKLHLAVHYGSDTVMDLSTGKDIDRIRQAIIDASPVPIGTVPIYQMLEELGGEIEDMKPQHFLDMCEKQARQGVDYMTVHAGLLQEHLHLTMNRITGIVSRGGSLIARWMMSHRLQNPLYTHFEDLCDIFRAYDVTWSLGDGLRPGSIADASDEAQFAELHVLGELTRRAWAKGCQVMVEGPGHVPMDQIDMNVKRQMEECDEAPFYVLGPLVTDIAPGYDHITSAIGAALAGWSGAAMLCYVTPKEHLGLPDPEDVKQGVIAYKIAAHAADLARHRKNARQRDDALSRARFAFDWNEQFRLALDPETARRYHDQTLPQETFKSAHFCSMCGPKYCSMKISQEIRDMAAAEASGSGHAPVVVEFSK